A DNA window from Streptococcus sp. LPB0220 contains the following coding sequences:
- the polA gene encoding DNA polymerase I, translated as MEKKNKLLLIDGSSVAFRAFFALYHQIDRFKNANGLHTNAVYGFNLMLSHLLERIQPTHVLVAFDAGKTTFRTEMYADYKGGRAKTPDEFREQFPFIREQLDHLGIRHYELAQYEADDIIGTLDKMAETSSVPFDVTIVSGDKDLIQLTDDNTVVEISKKGVAEFEEFTPSYLKEKMGLTPEQFIDLKALMGDKSDNIPGVTKIGEKTGIKLLLEYGSLDGIYEHIDEMKASKMKENLINDKEQAYLSKTLATIDTNAPIEIGLDDITYTGPHLENLAKFYEEMGFKQLRQALDLSGEEAAPLAIDYTEVEQVTSDMLTEDSFFHFEIFGDNYHTEPIIGFAWGTKGQLYASTDTGLLQTPIFKEFLEKTLLKVYDFKRAKVLLSHLGISLQNPAFDSRLAKYLLSTVEDNEISTIASLYSQIALPLDEVVYGKGVKKAIPEKAVLLEHLARKVAVLLDTEEPMVEQLQAHDQLDLLYDMEQPLAAVLAKMEIAGIKVERQTLEDMQAENEAVLERLTQEIYELAGEEFNINSPKQLGVILFEKLELPLEYTKKTKTGYSTAVDVLERLAPIAPIVSKILEYRQIAKIQSTYVIGLQDWILEDGKIHTRYVQDLTQTGRLSSVDPNLQNIPVRLEQGRLIRKAFVPEEENSVLLSSDYSQIELRVLAHISGDEHLIDAFKHGADIHTSTAMRVFNIEKPEDVTPNDRRNAKAVNFGVVYGISDFGLSNNLGISRKEAKAYIETYFERYPGIKDYMERVVREARDKGYVETLFKRRREIPDINSRNFNVRGFAERTAINSPIQGSAADILKIAMIHLDQALERGAYKTKMLLQVHDEIVLQVPSDELAAIKELVKETMESAIELAVPLEADENEGKTWYEAK; from the coding sequence ATGGAAAAAAAGAATAAATTACTACTCATCGACGGGTCTTCCGTCGCTTTTCGTGCCTTTTTCGCACTCTATCATCAAATTGATCGCTTCAAAAATGCCAATGGTTTGCATACCAATGCGGTCTATGGCTTTAACCTCATGTTGAGCCATCTATTGGAGCGCATCCAACCAACCCATGTCCTCGTTGCTTTTGATGCAGGAAAGACGACCTTCCGGACAGAGATGTATGCCGACTACAAAGGGGGCCGTGCAAAAACTCCAGATGAGTTCCGTGAGCAGTTTCCTTTCATTCGTGAGCAACTGGATCATTTGGGAATCCGCCATTATGAGCTGGCCCAGTATGAAGCGGATGATATTATTGGGACGCTAGATAAGATGGCAGAAACTAGCTCGGTGCCATTTGATGTGACCATTGTCTCTGGGGACAAGGATTTGATCCAGCTGACAGATGACAATACGGTGGTTGAAATCTCTAAAAAAGGGGTAGCGGAGTTTGAGGAATTCACTCCATCCTACCTCAAAGAAAAGATGGGGCTGACACCCGAGCAATTTATCGACCTCAAGGCCTTGATGGGAGATAAGTCGGATAATATCCCAGGTGTCACAAAGATCGGAGAAAAGACCGGGATCAAACTACTCCTAGAATACGGCTCTCTCGATGGCATTTACGAGCATATCGACGAGATGAAGGCTTCTAAGATGAAGGAAAACCTCATCAACGACAAGGAGCAGGCCTATCTGTCTAAGACCCTTGCGACCATCGATACCAATGCGCCCATTGAAATTGGACTTGACGATATCACCTATACGGGCCCTCATCTAGAAAATCTCGCCAAGTTTTATGAGGAGATGGGCTTTAAGCAACTCCGTCAAGCCTTGGATCTCAGTGGAGAAGAAGCGGCTCCTTTAGCTATTGACTATACAGAAGTCGAGCAAGTCACTTCAGATATGCTCACGGAAGATAGTTTCTTCCATTTTGAGATTTTTGGGGACAATTACCATACGGAACCCATCATCGGTTTCGCATGGGGGACCAAAGGTCAGCTCTACGCGAGTACAGATACTGGTCTTTTACAAACACCGATTTTCAAAGAATTTCTCGAAAAAACGCTCCTCAAGGTCTATGACTTCAAGCGGGCCAAGGTCTTGCTCAGCCACTTGGGCATTTCCCTTCAAAATCCCGCGTTTGACAGTCGATTGGCCAAGTATCTCTTGTCGACCGTAGAGGACAATGAAATTTCAACCATTGCGAGTCTCTATAGTCAGATTGCGCTGCCGCTGGACGAAGTCGTTTATGGCAAGGGAGTCAAAAAAGCTATCCCAGAGAAGGCGGTCCTATTAGAGCATTTGGCACGGAAAGTCGCTGTTCTACTGGATACCGAAGAGCCCATGGTGGAACAGTTGCAAGCCCATGACCAGCTAGATTTGCTCTATGATATGGAGCAACCACTAGCAGCTGTTTTGGCCAAGATGGAAATCGCAGGGATTAAGGTAGAACGCCAGACCCTAGAAGACATGCAGGCGGAAAACGAAGCAGTCTTGGAACGCTTGACCCAAGAAATCTACGAGCTAGCAGGCGAAGAGTTTAACATCAATTCTCCAAAACAATTGGGTGTCATCCTCTTTGAAAAATTGGAACTCCCTCTTGAATATACGAAGAAGACCAAAACCGGCTATTCAACAGCCGTTGATGTCTTGGAACGCCTGGCTCCAATTGCACCGATTGTGTCTAAGATTCTTGAATACCGCCAAATTGCTAAGATCCAGTCGACCTATGTCATCGGTCTTCAAGATTGGATTTTGGAAGATGGGAAGATCCATACCCGCTATGTACAGGATTTGACGCAGACAGGCCGTTTGTCTAGCGTGGATCCCAATTTGCAAAATATCCCTGTCCGATTGGAACAAGGTCGCCTTATTCGTAAGGCCTTTGTCCCAGAAGAGGAAAACAGTGTCTTGCTGAGTTCAGACTATTCACAGATCGAATTGCGCGTCTTGGCCCATATTTCGGGAGATGAGCATTTGATTGATGCCTTTAAACATGGGGCAGATATCCATACATCGACTGCTATGCGCGTTTTCAATATTGAAAAACCAGAAGACGTGACGCCGAACGACCGTCGCAATGCAAAAGCAGTAAACTTCGGTGTGGTTTATGGAATTTCCGACTTTGGACTGTCTAACAACCTAGGGATCAGTCGAAAAGAAGCCAAGGCCTACATTGAGACCTACTTCGAACGCTACCCTGGCATCAAGGACTATATGGAGAGAGTGGTACGGGAAGCGCGTGATAAAGGCTATGTGGAGACTCTCTTCAAGCGCCGTCGGGAGATTCCAGATATCAATTCTCGCAACTTCAATGTTCGAGGGTTTGCGGAGCGGACAGCTATCAACTCACCAATCCAAGGATCGGCAGCAGACATCTTGAAAATTGCCATGATCCACTTGGACCAAGCGCTAGAAAGAGGAGCATACAAGACCAAGATGCTCCTTCAGGTCCACGATGAAATCGTTCTGCAAGTACCAAGTGATGAACTGGCAGCGATCAAAGAACTCGTCAAAGAGACCATGGAATCCGCTATTGAGCTTGCAGTACCACTGGAAGCCGATGAAAATGAAGGCAAAACATGGTATGAAGCCAAATAA
- a CDS encoding CoA-binding protein, translating to MAYSFRNPSDGIIKHYLETSKIIAVVGLSDREDTTSHRVSKEMQERGYRIIPVNPRAAGGQILGETVYASLQEIPFPVDIVDVYRRSEFLPDVARDFIETDAKIFWAQLELENQEAEEILRGAGREDIVMNRCIKREHTRLILGDSLYGL from the coding sequence ATGGCTTATTCATTTCGCAATCCTAGTGATGGCATTATCAAACATTACCTAGAAACGAGCAAGATCATCGCTGTAGTTGGATTATCTGATCGTGAAGACACAACCAGTCATCGTGTCAGCAAGGAGATGCAAGAGCGGGGCTATCGGATTATTCCTGTCAACCCCCGCGCAGCTGGAGGGCAAATCCTTGGAGAAACGGTGTATGCTAGCTTGCAGGAGATTCCTTTCCCAGTAGATATCGTCGATGTATACCGTCGCAGTGAGTTTTTACCAGATGTGGCACGTGATTTTATTGAGACGGATGCGAAAATTTTCTGGGCACAATTGGAGCTGGAAAATCAAGAAGCAGAAGAAATCCTTCGTGGAGCTGGACGAGAAGATATCGTCATGAACCGCTGTATCAAACGGGAACACACCCGACTGATCTTAGGGGACTCCCTATACGGTTTATAA
- a CDS encoding DUF975 family protein: protein MNLKLIRLRARTMQVQHPGLAILFALPVLLTILANFLLSGQDLVDLLPDMTLQQASIYMIQRQLFPSVVSFVISILVFGATFSYLDTINPKIEHRTRVLDIFKQDRFTSVFATLILKQAVLFLWGLILYVGSLISTYASIRFLAIYDKVSNPSTLSASSPEFQSLMQQMPLMTAGVALGLIGLLFYLPQYYSLSLVELILYEQLRDGDYKGAFGVLRQSRETMKGFRSNRLVLDLTLIGWYFLNYFTRDVIGFYTMPYFINCQIAFYDQIKQIKQGPRHFTGHPSHETE, encoded by the coding sequence ATGAACCTTAAATTGATTCGCCTCCGGGCACGTACCATGCAAGTCCAGCATCCGGGCTTAGCTATCCTTTTTGCTCTTCCGGTCCTGTTGACCATTCTTGCTAACTTCCTCTTAAGTGGGCAAGATCTGGTCGATCTACTACCGGATATGACCTTGCAGCAAGCAAGTATCTACATGATCCAGCGGCAACTCTTTCCTTCTGTCGTCTCCTTTGTCATCTCCATTTTAGTGTTCGGTGCGACTTTTAGCTATTTAGATACGATTAATCCCAAGATCGAACACCGAACACGTGTCTTAGATATCTTTAAACAAGATCGCTTTACCTCTGTATTTGCCACCTTGATCTTGAAGCAAGCCGTCCTCTTTTTATGGGGACTCATCCTCTATGTGGGGAGTCTCATCAGCACCTACGCCAGCATTCGATTTTTAGCGATTTACGACAAGGTGAGCAACCCTAGCACTTTGAGTGCTTCCAGTCCTGAATTTCAATCTCTCATGCAACAAATGCCTCTGATGACTGCTGGTGTCGCACTCGGCCTGATCGGCCTCCTCTTTTACCTGCCACAATACTACAGTCTCAGCTTGGTCGAATTGATCCTCTATGAGCAATTACGAGACGGCGACTACAAGGGAGCCTTTGGAGTGCTTCGCCAAAGTCGTGAAACCATGAAAGGCTTTCGCAGCAATCGCTTGGTGCTCGACCTAACCTTGATTGGTTGGTACTTCTTGAATTACTTCACGCGCGATGTCATCGGCTTTTATACCATGCCTTACTTTATCAACTGCCAAATTGCCTTTTACGATCAAATCAAGCAGATCAAACAAGGGCCGCGCCATTTTACAGGCCATCCAAGCCATGAAACTGAATAA
- the tgt gene encoding tRNA guanosine(34) transglycosylase Tgt produces the protein MTDSPIQYRLIKKEKHTGARLGEIITPHGTFPTPMFMPVGTQATVKTQSPEELKEMGSGIILANTYHLWLRPGDDLVAKAGGLHQFMNWDQPILTDSGGFQVYSLADSRNITEEGVTFKNHLNGSKMFLSPEKAISIQNNLGSDIMMSFDECPQFYQPYDYVKKSIERTSRWAERGLKAHRRPHDQGLFGIVQGAGFEDLRRQSAQDLVSMDFPGYSIGGLAVGESHEEMNAVLDFTTPLLPENKPRYLMGVGAPDSLIDGVIRGVDMFDCVLPTRIARNGTCMTSQGRLVVKNAQFAEDFTPLDPECDCYTCKNYTRAYLRHLLKADETFGIRLTSYHNLYFLINLMKQVRQAIMDDNLLEFREHFVEKYGYNKSGRNF, from the coding sequence ATGACAGATTCACCGATTCAATATCGATTAATCAAAAAAGAAAAGCATACAGGTGCTCGTCTGGGAGAAATTATCACCCCTCACGGGACCTTCCCAACCCCAATGTTTATGCCCGTAGGGACTCAGGCAACCGTCAAGACCCAATCGCCAGAAGAACTCAAGGAGATGGGTTCCGGAATTATCTTGGCCAACACCTATCATCTTTGGCTTCGTCCGGGGGATGATCTAGTCGCAAAAGCAGGAGGATTGCATCAGTTCATGAACTGGGATCAGCCAATTTTGACAGATAGTGGAGGTTTCCAAGTCTATTCACTAGCGGATAGCCGCAATATCACCGAAGAAGGGGTGACCTTTAAAAACCACCTCAACGGCTCGAAGATGTTCCTTTCTCCAGAAAAGGCTATTTCCATCCAAAACAATCTAGGCAGTGACATCATGATGTCCTTTGACGAATGTCCTCAGTTCTATCAGCCTTATGATTATGTGAAAAAATCAATCGAACGGACCAGCCGTTGGGCAGAACGTGGGCTAAAAGCTCACCGTCGCCCTCATGATCAAGGTCTGTTCGGGATTGTCCAAGGGGCTGGTTTTGAAGACTTGCGCCGTCAGTCCGCCCAGGATCTTGTCAGCATGGACTTTCCAGGTTATTCTATTGGTGGGTTAGCTGTTGGTGAAAGCCATGAAGAGATGAATGCAGTACTTGATTTCACAACTCCGCTCTTACCAGAGAACAAGCCGCGTTATCTCATGGGAGTAGGAGCTCCAGACAGTCTGATCGATGGGGTGATTCGTGGTGTGGATATGTTTGACTGTGTCTTGCCGACGCGGATCGCTCGAAATGGTACCTGTATGACTAGTCAAGGACGCCTGGTAGTGAAAAATGCTCAATTTGCAGAAGATTTTACACCGCTGGATCCTGAATGTGATTGCTACACTTGTAAGAATTACACCCGAGCTTATCTTCGCCACCTCCTAAAGGCAGATGAGACCTTCGGCATTCGCTTGACAAGCTATCATAACCTCTATTTCTTGATCAACCTTATGAAGCAGGTCCGTCAAGCCATCATGGATGACAATCTCTTAGAATTCCGGGAGCATTTCGTCGAAAAATATGGATATAACAAATCAGGACGGAATTTCTAG
- a CDS encoding uridine kinase: MDRERLLDSLVKKIQAKEWQTIGIYGHGGSGKTTFAKALCERLDLMKVNLLETDPYVIGSPRGLVVPKDSPGQKVTACLSSAHELASLERDIQALQAGMDIRTIDQPWSPSHILSGNKPILIVEGMSVAFLPKSLFDQTICFYTDDHTELERRLSRDVAQRNREMDFIYRTHQIRREQYHQYYQPMEGEADILVNTSQDQFCIEKE; the protein is encoded by the coding sequence ATGGATCGCGAAAGACTATTAGACTCCTTGGTAAAAAAGATCCAGGCAAAAGAATGGCAGACCATTGGGATCTATGGTCATGGTGGTTCAGGAAAAACAACCTTTGCAAAAGCACTCTGTGAGCGATTGGACCTCATGAAAGTTAATCTTTTAGAGACAGATCCCTATGTTATTGGAAGTCCAAGAGGATTGGTTGTACCAAAAGACTCCCCAGGTCAAAAAGTGACCGCATGTCTGTCGAGTGCCCACGAATTAGCTAGTCTAGAACGAGATATTCAAGCCCTTCAAGCGGGAATGGATATACGAACGATTGATCAGCCATGGTCTCCAAGCCACATATTATCTGGCAACAAGCCCATTCTCATCGTAGAAGGGATGTCAGTAGCTTTTTTACCCAAGTCTTTGTTTGATCAAACCATTTGTTTTTACACAGATGATCATACGGAACTAGAAAGACGATTAAGTAGAGACGTTGCCCAACGAAATCGAGAAATGGACTTCATCTATCGAACTCACCAGATCAGGCGAGAACAATACCATCAGTACTACCAACCTATGGAAGGTGAAGCAGATATCCTGGTCAATACATCACAAGATCAATTTTGTATTGAAAAAGAATAG
- a CDS encoding helix-turn-helix domain-containing protein, whose translation MVEDLRKFATLVKKYRKQKGMTKEELCQDESELTVRQLTRIESGLSRPTLTKINFLAERLDMNLFSLMPDYTELPKEYLDLKYQLLRNTTYSDKRKIYEEEKRFEIIYENYYEDLPEEEQLIVDILTTISDVNESELIELGNHLLEDYLDQLKKKNTYTLNDLLLIKLLLIVMIHDDDIYCNPGWQLLPQIVQRLLVDDGELLIYQQFVLRDTLFLALGLFFRLGDYKKVREILDRLIQIMERTQDYQKKSLIDMFEWKYYLSFKNDKKEAKKYYESAIHFAEMIKEDMLLKKLKQEWQQDIK comes from the coding sequence ATGGTAGAAGATCTTCGAAAATTTGCAACTCTTGTGAAAAAATATAGAAAACAAAAAGGAATGACCAAAGAAGAGTTGTGTCAGGATGAGAGCGAGTTGACTGTACGTCAATTAACTCGAATAGAGTCAGGCTTGTCGAGACCAACATTAACTAAGATAAATTTTTTAGCTGAACGACTAGACATGAATTTATTTTCATTGATGCCAGACTATACAGAATTACCAAAAGAATATTTAGACTTAAAATACCAATTATTAAGAAATACGACGTATTCGGATAAAAGAAAGATTTATGAAGAGGAAAAACGTTTCGAAATCATATATGAGAATTATTATGAAGATTTGCCTGAAGAGGAGCAATTGATTGTTGATATCTTAACCACTATATCCGATGTTAATGAAAGTGAATTGATTGAACTTGGGAATCATTTATTGGAGGATTATCTTGATCAACTAAAAAAGAAGAATACATATACCTTAAATGATCTATTGCTGATTAAATTACTTTTAATAGTAATGATACACGATGATGACATATACTGTAATCCAGGATGGCAATTGTTACCGCAAATTGTACAAAGGTTATTGGTAGATGATGGTGAATTATTGATCTATCAGCAATTTGTATTGAGAGATACACTTTTTCTAGCTTTAGGGTTGTTTTTTAGATTAGGTGATTATAAAAAAGTTAGAGAAATATTAGACAGGTTAATCCAAATTATGGAACGAACTCAAGACTATCAGAAAAAATCTTTGATAGATATGTTCGAATGGAAATATTATCTTAGTTTTAAGAATGATAAGAAAGAGGCTAAAAAGTATTACGAATCAGCTATACACTTTGCAGAAATGATTAAAGAAGATATGCTATTAAAAAAACTAAAACAGGAATGGCAACAGGATATCAAATAA
- the rpsJ gene encoding 30S ribosomal protein S10, producing the protein MANKKIRIRLKAYEHRTLDTAAAKIVESATRTGAQVAGPIPLPTERSLYTIIRATHKYKDSREQFEMRTHKRLIDIINPTQKTVDALMKLDLPSGVNVEIKL; encoded by the coding sequence ATGGCAAACAAAAAAATCCGCATCCGTTTGAAAGCGTACGAACACCGTACACTCGACACAGCGGCTGCAAAAATCGTAGAATCAGCTACTCGTACAGGTGCACAAGTTGCGGGTCCAATCCCACTTCCAACTGAGCGTAGCCTCTACACAATCATTCGTGCGACTCACAAATACAAAGATTCTCGCGAACAATTCGAAATGCGTACACACAAACGTTTGATCGACATCATCAACCCAACTCAAAAAACAGTTGACGCTTTGATGAAATTGGATCTTCCAAGTGGTGTAAACGTAGAAATCAAACTTTAA
- the rplC gene encoding 50S ribosomal protein L3 has product MTKGILGKKVGMTQIFTEAGELIPVTVIEATPNVVLQVKTVETDGYNAIQVGFDDKREVLSNKPAKGHVAKANTAPKRFIREFKNVEGLEVGAEITVDTFEAGDIVDVTGTSKGKGFQGVIKRHGQSRGPMAHGSRYHRRPGSMGPVAPNRVFKGKNLAGRMGGDRVTIQNLEVVQVVPEKNVILIKGNVPGAKKSLITIKSAVKAGK; this is encoded by the coding sequence ATGACAAAAGGAATCTTAGGGAAAAAAGTGGGAATGACTCAAATCTTCACTGAAGCTGGCGAATTGATCCCTGTAACAGTTATCGAAGCAACTCCAAACGTTGTTCTTCAAGTTAAAACTGTTGAAACAGATGGTTACAACGCTATCCAAGTTGGTTTCGATGACAAACGCGAAGTATTGAGCAACAAACCTGCTAAAGGACATGTAGCAAAAGCTAACACGGCTCCTAAGCGCTTCATTCGTGAATTCAAAAACGTTGAAGGCTTGGAAGTTGGTGCTGAAATCACAGTTGACACTTTCGAAGCTGGAGACATTGTTGATGTAACTGGTACTTCTAAAGGTAAAGGTTTCCAAGGTGTTATCAAACGCCACGGACAATCACGTGGACCAATGGCTCACGGTTCTCGTTACCACCGTCGTCCAGGTTCTATGGGACCTGTTGCACCTAACCGCGTATTCAAAGGTAAAAACCTTGCAGGACGTATGGGTGGCGATCGTGTAACAATTCAAAACCTTGAAGTTGTACAAGTTGTTCCAGAAAAGAACGTTATCCTTATCAAAGGTAACGTACCAGGTGCTAAGAAATCTCTTATCACTATCAAGTCAGCAGTTAAAGCTGGTAAATAA
- the rplD gene encoding 50S ribosomal protein L4, translating to MANVTLFDQTGKQAGEVVLNDAIFGIEPNQAVVFDVIISQRASLRQGTHAVKNRSAVSGGGRKPWRQKGTGRARQGSIRSPQWRGGGIVFGPTPRSYAYKLPQKVRRLALKSVYSEKVAENKFVAVDSLEFTAPKTAEFAKVLAALSIDSKVLVILEEGNEFAALSARNLPNVKVATATTASVLDIANSDKLLVTQAAISKIEEVLA from the coding sequence ATGGCAAATGTAACATTATTCGACCAAACTGGTAAACAAGCGGGCGAAGTTGTTCTTAACGATGCGATCTTTGGTATCGAACCAAACCAAGCAGTTGTATTTGATGTGATCATCAGCCAACGTGCTAGCCTTCGTCAAGGAACTCACGCAGTTAAAAACCGTTCAGCCGTTTCAGGTGGCGGACGCAAACCATGGCGTCAAAAAGGAACTGGACGTGCTCGTCAAGGTTCTATCCGCTCTCCACAATGGCGTGGTGGTGGAATTGTCTTCGGACCAACTCCACGTAGCTATGCGTACAAACTTCCTCAAAAAGTTCGTCGCCTTGCACTTAAATCTGTTTACTCAGAAAAAGTTGCTGAAAACAAATTTGTAGCCGTTGATTCTCTTGAATTTACAGCTCCAAAAACTGCTGAATTTGCAAAAGTTCTTGCAGCTTTGAGCATCGATTCTAAAGTCCTTGTTATTCTTGAAGAAGGAAACGAATTCGCAGCTCTTTCAGCTCGTAACCTTCCAAACGTGAAAGTTGCGACTGCTACAACTGCAAGTGTTCTTGACATCGCAAATAGTGACAAACTTCTTGTTACTCAAGCAGCTATCTCTAAAATCGAGGAGGTTCTTGCATAA
- a CDS encoding 50S ribosomal protein L23, whose translation MNLYDVIKKPVITEKSMAQLEAGKYVFEVDTRAHKLLIKQAVEAAFEGVKVANVNTVNVKPKAKRVGRYTGFTSKTKKAIITLAADSKAIELFATEAE comes from the coding sequence ATGAATTTGTATGATGTTATCAAAAAACCTGTTATCACTGAAAAGTCAATGGCTCAACTTGAGGCAGGCAAATATGTATTCGAAGTTGACACTCGCGCTCACAAACTTTTGATCAAACAAGCTGTTGAAGCTGCGTTTGAAGGTGTAAAAGTTGCGAATGTGAACACTGTAAACGTAAAACCTAAAGCAAAACGCGTTGGACGTTACACTGGTTTTACTTCAAAAACTAAAAAAGCTATCATCACGCTTGCAGCTGATTCTAAAGCAATCGAGTTGTTTGCTACTGAAGCTGAATAA
- the rplB gene encoding 50S ribosomal protein L2 codes for MGIRVYKPTTNGRRNMTSLDFAEITTNTPEKTLLVSLKNKAGRNNNGRITVRHQGGGHKRHYRLIDFKRNKDGVEAVVKTIEYDPNRSANIALVHYTDGVKAYIIAPKGLEVGQRIVSGPEADIKVGNALPLANIPVGTLIHNIELKPGKGGELVRAAGASAQVLGSEGKYVLVRLQSGEVRMILGTCRATVGVVGNEQHGLVNLGKAGRNRWKGVRPTVRGSVMNPNDHPHGGGEGKAPVGRKAPSTPWGKPALGLKTRNKKAKSDKLIVRRRNQK; via the coding sequence GTGGGAATTCGTGTTTATAAACCAACAACAAACGGTCGCCGTAATATGACTTCTTTGGATTTCGCTGAAATCACAACAAACACACCTGAGAAAACTTTGCTTGTTTCTCTTAAAAACAAAGCAGGTCGTAACAACAACGGTCGTATCACTGTTCGTCACCAAGGTGGTGGACACAAACGTCATTACCGTTTGATCGATTTCAAACGTAACAAAGATGGAGTTGAAGCAGTCGTTAAAACGATCGAATACGATCCAAACCGCTCAGCTAACATCGCGCTTGTACACTACACTGACGGTGTGAAAGCTTACATCATCGCCCCTAAAGGTCTTGAAGTAGGTCAACGCATCGTATCAGGACCAGAAGCAGATATCAAAGTCGGAAACGCTCTTCCACTTGCTAACATCCCAGTTGGTACTTTGATCCACAACATCGAATTGAAACCTGGTAAAGGTGGAGAATTGGTACGTGCTGCTGGAGCTTCTGCTCAAGTATTGGGTTCTGAAGGTAAATATGTACTTGTTCGTCTTCAATCAGGCGAAGTTCGTATGATTCTTGGAACTTGCCGTGCTACAGTTGGTGTTGTTGGAAACGAACAACATGGACTTGTCAACCTTGGTAAAGCGGGACGTAACCGCTGGAAAGGTGTTCGCCCTACAGTTCGTGGTTCTGTAATGAACCCGAATGATCACCCACACGGTGGTGGTGAAGGTAAAGCACCAGTTGGACGTAAAGCGCCATCTACTCCTTGGGGTAAACCTGCGCTTGGTCTTAAAACTCGTAACAAGAAAGCGAAATCTGACAAACTTATCGTTCGTCGTCGCAACCAAAAATAA
- the rpsS gene encoding 30S ribosomal protein S19 gives MGRSLKKGPFVDEHLMKKVEAQANDEKKKVIKTWSRRSTIFPSFIGYTIAVYDGRKHVPVYIQEDMVGHKLGEFAPTRTYKGHAADDKKTRRK, from the coding sequence ATGGGACGTAGTCTTAAAAAAGGACCTTTCGTCGATGAGCATTTGATGAAAAAAGTTGAAGCTCAAGCAAACGACGAAAAGAAAAAAGTAATTAAAACTTGGTCACGTCGTTCAACGATCTTCCCAAGTTTCATCGGATACACTATCGCAGTTTATGATGGACGTAAACATGTACCTGTTTACATCCAAGAAGACATGGTAGGTCACAAGCTTGGTGAATTTGCACCAACTCGTACTTACAAAGGTCACGCGGCAGACGACAAGAAGACACGTAGAAAATAA
- the rplV gene encoding 50S ribosomal protein L22, with the protein MAEITSAKAMARTVRVSPRKSRLVLDNIRGKSVADAIAILTFTPNKAAGIILKVLNSAVANAENNFGLEKANLVVSEAFANEGPTMKRFRPRAKGSASPINKRTAHITVAVAEK; encoded by the coding sequence ATGGCAGAAATTACTTCAGCTAAAGCAATGGCTCGTACAGTGCGTGTTTCACCTCGTAAATCACGTCTTGTTCTTGACAACATCCGTGGTAAAAGCGTAGCCGATGCCATCGCTATTTTGACATTCACACCAAACAAAGCTGCAGGGATCATCCTTAAAGTGTTGAACTCAGCAGTAGCAAACGCTGAAAACAACTTTGGTTTGGAAAAAGCTAACTTGGTAGTATCTGAAGCATTCGCAAACGAAGGACCAACAATGAAACGTTTCCGTCCACGTGCGAAAGGTTCAGCTTCACCAATCAACAAACGTACAGCTCACATCACAGTAGCTGTTGCAGAAAAATAA